In Anopheles gambiae chromosome 2, idAnoGambNW_F1_1, whole genome shotgun sequence, a single window of DNA contains:
- the LOC1271559 gene encoding NADH dehydrogenase [ubiquinone] 1 alpha subcomplex assembly factor 3 — protein sequence MNVLQGLSRIAHQSLRRNFCSSLVRRSSTYESDGKTSVTILNKEADAGLMINSYSQFGFRLNNDMVVIGPMAIFSRTVLSWNVESHEDINDESLSLFCAIEPKIDVLVVGIGDHTITPTFSKKIIDFMKRYKINVEVLGTEQACSTFNFLNAENRVVAAALIPPMTMRVNEDDLMQKQISISKSFEVSDK from the exons ATGAACGTTCTCCAGGGTCTGAGCCGTATCGCGCATCAATCGCTGCGTCGAAACTTCTG CTCATCGCTGGTTCGCCGGTCCTCCACCTACGAAAGTGATGGTAAAACTTCAGTCACGATTCTGAACAAGGAGGCCGATGCTGGATTGATGATCAACTCGTACAGCCAGTTTGGATTCCGGCTCAATAACGATATGGTCGTCATCGGACCGATGGCCATCTTCTCCCGCACCGTGCTGTCGTGGAACGTCGAAAGCCACGAGGACATCAACGACGAGTCGTTGAGCTTGTTCTGCGCTATTGAGCCGAAAATTGATGTGCTCGTGGTGGGAATCGGCGACCACACCATAACGCCTACCTTCTCCAAAAAGATTATCGACTTTATGAAGCGCTACAAGATCAACGTGGAAGTGCTCGGAACGGAGCAAGCTTGTTCGacgtttaattttttaaatgcGGAAAATCGGGTCGTTGCCGCAGCCCTGATTCCTCCCATGACAATGCGAGTAAACGAGGACGATCTTATGCAGAAGCAAATATCGATTAGTAAATCGTTTGAGGTCTCTGACAAGTAA
- the LOC1271560 gene encoding PHAF1 protein CG7083: MLDLEVTPERSLGSTTENWEFVLGMHFSQAVAIIQSQVGIIKGVQVLYSDTDPLNVDIIINMPQDGIRLIFDPIQQRLKTIEVFNMKLVKLKYCSMPFNSPEVVPSIEEIEHSFGATHPGVYDAAKQLFTLHFRGLSFYFPVDSKLQPGYAHGLGSLHFPSGASPVVSKMVIYTGVNVLDSRPPPLPLSCYQQQLYLGAATVLRSAHGTRGLRLQLYSEGSIRSLEPRKQCLTREIIFGDSCQDVATNLGAPSRVFFKSEDKMKIHSPSAHRRVQTKRSDFFYNYFTLGIDVLFDARTHKTKKIIMHTNYPGHYNFNTYHRCEFHLELAADKVIEDVPLDAPVMITAYSKWDEVATRLTPSERPVVLHRAGSTNTANVFGSTFCYGYQDIIFEVMPNNYIASITLYQSATPFHVADWNATTGKSSTGSTSSTASTAPSSSSDLKAALQDAKPSQSKIRVTA; encoded by the exons ATGCTCGATCTCGAAGTTACTCCAGAGCGTTCGCTCGGTTCGACCACCGAGAATTGGGAATTTGTTCTCG GAATGCATTTTTCTCAAGCCGTTGCCATCATACAGTCGCAAGTAGGAATTATTAAGGGGGTGCAGGTGCTTTATTCTGACACG GATCCGCTTAACGTAGACATTATTATAAATATGCCCCAAGACGGTATCCGTCTCATATTCGACCCGATTCAGCAGCGGCTAAAGACGATCGAGGTGTTCAACATGAAGCTAGTCAAGCTAAAGTACTGCTCTATGCCGTTCAACTCGCCCGAGGTTGTGCCATCGATCGAGGAAATCGAACATTCGTTCGGTGCGACCCATCCGGGCGTGTACGATGCGGCCAAGCAGCTATTTACGCTACATTTCCGAGGGTTAAGCTTCTACTTCCCGGTGGACAGTAAGCTGCAGCCCGGTTACGCACATGGGCTCGGCTCGTTGCACTTTCCCAGTGGTGCTTCCCCGGTCGTCTCGAAAATGGTTATCTACACGGGCGTGAACGTGCTTGACAGCCGACCACCTCCGCTGCCACTGTCCTgttaccagcagcagctgtatcTAGGGGCAGCCACCGTGTTGCGCAGTGCGCATGGTACACGGGGGCTGCGGTTGCAGCTGTATAGTGAAGGGTCGATCCGGTCCCTAGAACCGAGGAAGCAGTGCCTAACGCGAGAAATAATATTTGGCGATAGCTGTCAGGATGTAGCCACCAATCTTGGTGCACCGTCCAG GGTATTTTTTAAAAGTGAAGATAAGATGAAAATTCATTCCCCGAGCGCCCACCGACGTGTTCAGACTAAGCGGAGTGACTTCTTCTACAACTACTTTACCCTCGGCATCGACGTACTGTTCGATGCGCGCACGCACAAAACGAAGAAGATCATAATGCACACAAACTACCCTGGCCATTACAACTTTAACACGTATCATCGGTGTGAGTTTCACCTAGAATTAGCAGCGGATAA AGTCATCGAAGACGTACCACTTGATGCACCGGTTATGATAACGGCCTACTCCAAATGGGACGAAGTGGCGACTCGGTTGACCCCGTCAGAACGACCCGTGGTGCTTCATAGAGCCGGTTCGACCAACACGGCAAATGTATTTGGGTCTACGTTCTGCTACGGGTATCAGGATATCATCTTCGAGGTGATGCCGAACAACTATATTGCCTCAATAACACTCTACCAATCAGCGACACCATTTCACGTGGCCGATTGGAACGCAACCACTGGTAAAAGTAGCACCGGTAGCACTAGTAGCACTGCCAGCACGGCGCCGAGCAGTAGCAGCGATCTAAAAGCAGCGCTGCAAGACGCAAAACCATCGCAGTCCAAGATTCGAGTCACTGCATGA